From Halorubrum salinarum, one genomic window encodes:
- a CDS encoding P-loop NTPase family protein gives MGDHPPSNRMAADKPTRGADRNRTLADQADPATEEMLLPSLDDGVTLLDVDDGRGVPILQSLVLDHLLVHDGPAFWVDANGHATTTTLAQITPSQRLLDRIHVARGFTAYQHYGAVDNLPTTVNQSIQKSTAVTDTSGRQSTVQNENSSPHTPSLIVAPAVDAQYRSDDTLREQHAETLQARTLARLATYADSYDVPVLVTRSTIDEFTVPVATAANHHLECEQTRMGPRLVGDEFETLVYPVDDGAYYQTTFAYWRQLLATRATQVGLEPATLPSSTSSPPGVGTGVTADGEATSLTTSPLLDAWTAPRGR, from the coding sequence ATGGGAGATCACCCACCATCGAACCGAATGGCGGCCGACAAGCCGACACGGGGGGCTGACCGCAATCGGACCTTGGCAGATCAAGCCGATCCAGCCACAGAAGAGATGCTCCTACCGTCACTCGACGACGGCGTCACGTTGCTCGACGTTGACGACGGCCGAGGCGTCCCAATCCTCCAGTCGCTCGTGCTGGACCATCTCCTGGTACACGATGGGCCCGCCTTCTGGGTTGACGCGAACGGCCACGCGACGACGACGACGCTGGCTCAGATCACACCGAGCCAGCGGTTGCTCGACCGGATCCACGTCGCACGTGGATTCACCGCGTACCAGCACTACGGCGCTGTCGACAATCTCCCGACGACAGTAAACCAGAGCATCCAGAAATCGACCGCTGTCACCGACACATCCGGTCGACAGTCAACGGTACAAAACGAAAACTCGTCTCCACACACCCCGTCGCTCATCGTCGCACCGGCTGTCGACGCCCAGTATCGCAGCGATGACACACTCAGGGAACAGCACGCGGAAACACTCCAAGCGAGAACCCTCGCTCGACTAGCGACGTACGCCGACAGCTACGACGTCCCGGTACTCGTTACTCGGAGTACGATCGACGAGTTCACAGTACCGGTCGCGACGGCCGCCAATCACCATCTTGAGTGTGAGCAAACCCGGATGGGGCCGCGACTCGTCGGTGACGAGTTCGAGACACTCGTCTATCCCGTTGATGACGGTGCGTACTACCAGACCACGTTCGCCTACTGGCGACAGCTGCTCGCTACGCGGGCGACACAGGTTGGCCTCGAACCCGCGACACTCCCGTCGTCGACGTCGAGTCCGCCAGGTGTCGGAACAGGCGTGACCGCTGACGGCGAGGCGACATCGCTCACCACAAGTCCGCTCCTCGATGCGTGGACAGCACCTAGGGGGCGCTAA